The nucleotide window GTGCGGGACTTTATTAGAGGGTATTCTTGACATCTGACAAATGCCCAAAAGTAAACATGGCAAAAAAAGAGAGATTATATTGTgagtgaaatttataattttagtaagggtaattacacttttcgtcctttatgtttatatcaaaCTTTAGTTGTTCTTTATAACATTAAATATATCAAGAATCCTACTTTATACTTTCAAAAgtttgcacgttatgtccttttcACTAACACGTTGCGTTATGTCCTTTTCACTAACAAGTGTTAGATTTTCCAGTTAAATttgatcatgtgcaaggcacatgggGGCACATTCGTAATTTTACTCATAAATATAAAAACCGAAAACTCACTCTTTTTCTCTAACACTCTTTCTCATTCAGCACTCTCTCTCTTTTCCagaatgtagagagagagagagagatgttaATGATTATTCTatcttttatttttaatatactTTAAATACATGGATAAAATGACTAAATTGCCCAaccttaactgaaaattttaattgGGTTTGGGTCAAAGGACATACGGTACAAGgtttttaaaacgttaataaTTTTCCTGACCCATGAGCCCACCCATTTTACCACATTTTAAATTAAAGAACGATCTTGGATCTATAGTTATGAATTATTAACGTCCACTGCCACTAACATTGCAATCGGTTTGACTTAATGTTAACATGAATAATTTCAGGAAAATTCATGCGACCATGGGACCCACTCAGACGTAACAGAAGAAACAGCAGAAACCAAAGCTCCATCTCCACCGCCACGTAGCGCGACTGAACAACTTACATCCGGAGGTCAATCAGTTGACCATTGTGTAGGAGATCCCAACTTAAGTGAAAACCCCAAAACCGACCCTGAACCCTTACCGGATCACAACACAAAAAATGAGCCGTTAGATAGTCAAAGTCAACCTCCACCTTTGCAAGTCACCCCCACAAATCTCAGCCAATCACAGGCATCATACGAACAACCCGACGTTGAAACTGAAAAAAATCCGGATAAATTAGGTTCTGTTCTCGAGGCACTTCAACAGGCAAAACTATCACTAAAACAGAACCTTGATAAATTTCCGTTAATAGAAATCGGGTCTTCTGTTCCTACTTATAGAGGCGGGGAAAAGTTTCCGGTTCCGTTTAGCTCGGCTGGGCTTTTCAGAGTTCCATCTGATTATGAATATGAAGTTTCACCGATCCGAGCTAACTCCTTAACGTATGATCCTAGATTAAGTTTGACTAGTTACCCTACCAACGACATTTCTAGCCCGTATAGAGAATCTTTTTCTAGATCAACTTCTTCTTTGGAAGACCGGTTTCGCATGGTCCCCACCTTCCCCTACAAAGAAACCATGACTGAAATTTCTAGACTACCCTCGTCTATGTTTAATCCGAGATCAGATATCCATCCGTCTGCTCGTGACCCAAGATTGGATACGGGTATGGGCTCACCCGCCCTTGACCCACGATTGGGTATGGGCCCGAGTGCCCTTGATCCGCGATTGGGTATGGGCCCGGGTGCCCTTGACCCACGATTGGGTATGGGCCCGGGTGCCCTTGACCCACGATTGGGTATGGGCCCGGGTGCCCTTGACTCACGATTGGGTATGGGCCCAAGTGCCCTTGACCCACGATTGAGTGTGGGCCCGTCTACATTTGAACCAAGATTGGGTGTGGGTCATACTACCATCGATCCACGAATGGGTGTGGGCCAGTCTGCTTTTGACCCGAGATTGGACACAGGTCCACCATTTACGGGTGATGGACGGCTCAACTCGAGTGCAAGACTCCCGTTGTCTAGTAGATATGGAACTCTTCCGGGTGGTGACATACCACTTCAAACCCGCTCGTACGATGATTATACGAGACCGACCAAATACGTATAAGTAAAAATGCATAAATTAGAGGTTGTATAGTTCTTTTTTATACATTTGGTAAGCTAAAAGGTGGTGTTGGCGGTGGCGGGTTTTTTTGTAAGGGTGTTAGCAAACCAATTTACTGTATACTTATATGATCGTAAAGAGACGCAAGGTTGGTGATGTGTCGGTGTCCTGTGGTAGGTTTCTTGGGTTTTGTGTTTGTTGATTTGACGGTTCAGTTATCATATGATAGTTTGACTTCAACAAATTGAAATTAGTGTGTGAATTATGCGGATAACTTTTATCGTCTCATGTTAGCATGAAATATTCTTGTTCATTGTGAGCGGCTCTTGATGAACCTGGCGTTTAGGCTCATTTTTTGGGTGCGCATCATATAGTGTAGCACCCTCATTGTTATAGCGTGCGTTTTTTATAGACGCTGTTAGAATCACGAGGCATTGAACAAGTCGATGCCAGCGTAAATGATTGATATTCTGCGGACTGAATCCTTTTATTTGTAGCATCATCTTCTTGATATCATCATAGCTAATTGTAAGATTATTCTCTAAACTGAAATAGTGGTAACATTACAAAGGATATAGGAAATACTCGACGAATCAACTTAGTTCTACTTATAGCATGCGTTAAGTGAATAAGACTAGTGTAGGAGGCAGTTGGATAgcgattgtattgatttgatgacGTTGCTCTTTTTTTGCTTAGAATGCATTAGATATGTTAAAATGTCTTAAAGTAGCTCACGTCTAGTAGTTACTGAGCTTCAATGGTGTTGTGATAGCTACCCGAACGCAAAGTAAATATAACGGTAGGCAAATTCGATCTCAATGTGAGCGCAGTAAATAAGAGGTCTTAGTTGGCATGTAACATATAGTTCTAAATATTATGGTTGGTTTATTACAGTGATTTGGTAACACTCGACATGATGCTTTATATGAATGGCTTATGTACAGTCAAATCTTTAAAATCAACTTAAGTTGTCTGGTGCAAAAGGCCAAGCTGAGACCGAGCTCGACTAGGTtcgagcttgagctcgagctcATTTAACTCATggaagctcaagctcggctcgtagGTAGTTTTTCAAGCTTGACCTCGGTTTGGGCTTGGCTcgtttattattatatattaaataacttATATTAGTCATAGCTATTATTATATACCTATGTATGTATATAACTAGTTGGAGGCCCCGCTCGTGTTGCGGGGCGCTAAGCTGAATCTTTCTTAGTTTAATAACATATATGCATGTATTTTAGTTACTTGtgcatactactcataacacgtcTCAAAAAACTATATCGACTCAACCAATAATTAAACCAAAACTGTggcatagttttgctaaaaaaaaatgTCAAGCCTGAGCTGGGGGTAAAATAGTAAATTGTCATAAACAATGAGCGAGTGTCAGACACCTGCTTGACAAAAAAGTTAGATTGAGtaaaccaagtaaaataaaagctactatagttttgaaaaaaaaaaataaaacgatggcaagactccagattttaactgagggcaaattcgtaatttttagctggggggggggggggcaaaaccaaaactttgttttgaatggGGGAAATCATAGTTTTGAACTAagggcgaaatcgtaatttttagctggaaacaaaagcataaatttatattgaactgagggcgaaatcgtaatttttgaaaGGGACAATTATAATTATACTAAcattaattcaattattaaaactaaaaatgaaaaaaaaattatagggCAAGGGCAGCTGCCCATTTAACCCAATCGAAGGCATGTACTCTTACCCTCATGGGTTTGTATACGTTGTgaatttagttattttttcataattttataaatattaattattattatttaaatatatatgtaaTATACTTACTAAAATTTTTATAAGTAATGGAATCGTTTAGGCTCGCGAACGA belongs to Helianthus annuus cultivar XRQ/B chromosome 5, HanXRQr2.0-SUNRISE, whole genome shotgun sequence and includes:
- the LOC110941060 gene encoding uncharacterized protein LOC110941060, which translates into the protein MEDTTAKTIEFLRARLLAERTVSSTARKRAYELEKRVTELERQLQLVSLQRKKAEKAAAGVLAILENHGKNDITEPIDSSSDEEISSDFMDDKHVENTEGYSGSEVESSSVNGKSLSWKNSKNTSSRFPDKKKYMDASRRRRNSFTSTGSSPRRVGKSCRQIRHKEHRSGADVSQNDDATNGHHENEGQTSSEGIQNSADLATETSLEETNMCNGHAVQNDGTETDMERALEHQALFIAQYEEEEKAQREWEDKYRENNGSTQENSCDHGTHSDVTEETAETKAPSPPPRSATEQLTSGGQSVDHCVGDPNLSENPKTDPEPLPDHNTKNEPLDSQSQPPPLQVTPTNLSQSQASYEQPDVETEKNPDKLGSVLEALQQAKLSLKQNLDKFPLIEIGSSVPTYRGGEKFPVPFSSAGLFRVPSDYEYEVSPIRANSLTYDPRLSLTSYPTNDISSPYRESFSRSTSSLEDRFRMVPTFPYKETMTEISRLPSSMFNPRSDIHPSARDPRLDTGMGSPALDPRLGMGPSALDPRLGMGPGALDPRLGMGPGALDPRLGMGPGALDSRLGMGPSALDPRLSVGPSTFEPRLGVGHTTIDPRMGVGQSAFDPRLDTGPPFTGDGRLNSSARLPLSSRYGTLPGGDIPLQTRSYDDYTRPTKYV